In Capsicum annuum cultivar UCD-10X-F1 chromosome 7, UCD10Xv1.1, whole genome shotgun sequence, one genomic interval encodes:
- the LOC124885899 gene encoding cell wall protein IFF6-like, which produces MVRERERNNSANSVTTRVASANSVTTRVASANIIVATTVTVIAATTTITVVLQQLSKFLQQLLNDGGGGKRIKMQDSYAEGGNEGEYGRGGNGSNNNSGGRGGGGGSSNKKGVEEEWW; this is translated from the exons ATGGTGAGAGAACGAGAGCG aaataattcagCAAATTCAGTAACTACGAGAGTTGCTTCAGCAAATTCAGTAACTACGAGAGTTGCTTCAGCAAATATCATAGTTGCTACAACAGTTACGGTAATTGCTGCAACAACTACTATTACTGTTGTGTTACAACAATTATCGAAGTTTCTGCAGCAACTATTGAA CGATGGTGGTGgaggaaaaagaataaaaatgcaaGATAGTTATGCAGAGGGAGGAAATGAAGGTGAATATGGAAGAGGTGGCAAtggtagtaataataatagtggAGGAAGGGGAGGTGGCGGCGGCAGCAGCAACAAAAAAGGTGTGGAGGaggagtggtggtga
- the LOC107878516 gene encoding vacuolar cation/proton exchanger 3 isoform X2, translating into MAKNLKNSGGKSHLEMGSLEGRAVLQLEDENLMDSKQNDKKASSMDATPQISVFDSDTDDVSCRCMWNSLLRQMHIVLFSQKLNLLIPCGLVAMVIDTLSDHNSWIFFLSLLGIIPLAERLGWATEQLAFYTGPTVGGLLNATFGNATELIISIYALRMGMIRVVQQSLLGSILSNTLLVLGCAFFGGGIVHPSKDQLFDKGTAVMNSGLLLMSVMGLLFPAVLHVTHTELEFGKSELALSRFSSCVMLVAYGAYLYYQLTTQNNNLYMPIAEEAGENDESLEEEEAPEISKWGSVIWLSILTIWIAVLSQHLVNAIEGASDALRIPVAFISVILLPIVGNAAEHAGAVMFAIKDKLDISLGVAIGSSTQIAMFGIPFCVVIGWILGRPMDLNFQMFETATLFMSVLVVAFMVQDGTSNYFKGLMLLLCYLIVAASFFVHIDPDDIQDKPQKP; encoded by the exons ATggctaaaaatttaaaaaattcaggGGGAAAGTCCCATCTAGAA ATGGGATCACTAGAAGGAAGAGCGGTACTTCAGCTTGAGGATGAGAACCTTATGGATTCTAAGCAAAACGATAAGAAGGCATCTTCTATGGATGCCACTCCTCAGATATCCGTTTTTGATTCCGATACAGATGATGTCAGTTGTAGATGTATGTGGAATAGTTTATTAAGGCAGATGCACATAGTTTTGTTCTCCCAGAAGTTAAACCTACTTATCCCTTGTGGTCTTGTGGCCATGGTTATTGATACGTTGTCTGATCATAAC AGCTGGATCTTTTTTCTTAGCTTGCTAGGAATCATACCCCTTGCAGAGCGTTTAGGTTGGGCGACAGA GCAGCTGGCTTTTTATACGGGGCCAACAG TCGGAGGACTTTTAAATGCAACTTTTGGTAACGCAACAGAGCTAATAATATCAATTTACGCACTGAGAATGGGCATGATTCGTGTGGTTCAGCAGTCATTATTAGGCTCAATATTGTCTAATACATTACTAGTGCTTGGGTGTGCCTTTTTTGGTGGTGGAATTGTTCATCCCAGTAAGGACCAGCTTTTTGACAAG GGAACCGCAGTGATGAATTCAGGGTTGCTTTTGATGTCAGTGATGGGCCTACTATTCCCCGCTGTCCTCCATGTTACACACACTGAGTTGGAATTTGGGAAGTCGGAGCTGGCGCTTTCCAGATTTAGCAGCTGCGTAATGCTTGTTGCATACGGTGCATACCTGTATTATCAGCTAACCACTCAGAATAATAATCTTTACATGCCAATCGCTGAG GAAGCGGGTGAGAATGACGAGAGCCTAGAAGAGGAAGAAGCTCCTGAGATTTCAAAATGGGGGTCAGTCATATGGCTTTCGATTTTGACAATATGGATTGCAGTCTTGTCACAACACCTGGTTAATGCCATAGAG GGAGCATCAGATGCTTTGCGTATTCCTGTTGCATTTATAAGTGTCATACTGCTGCCGATAGTTGGAAATGCAGCTGAGCATGCTGGTGCTGTCATGTTTGCGATAAAAGACAAGCTT GACATCTCTTTGGGAGTAGCAATAGGCTCATCAACGCAGATTGCCATGTTTGGG ATCCCCTTCTGCGTGGTgattggatggattttgggtcgTCCTATGGATTTGAACTTCCAAATGTTTGAAACAGCAACGCTTTTCATGAGTGTCCTCGTAGTAGCATTCATGGTGCAG GATGGAACTTCCAATTACTTTAAAGGACTTATGCTCCTTCTCTGCTACTTGATAGTCGCTGCGAGCTTCTTTGTGCATATAGATCCAGATGATATAC AGGACAAGCCCCAAAAGCCATAG
- the LOC107878516 gene encoding vacuolar cation/proton exchanger 3 isoform X1 — MAKNLKNSGGKSHLEMGSLEGRAVLQLEDENLMDSKQNDKKASSMDATPQISVFDSDTDDVSCRCMWNSLLRQMHIVLFSQKLNLLIPCGLVAMVIDTLSDHNSWIFFLSLLGIIPLAERLGWATEQLAFYTGPTVGGLLNATFGNATELIISIYALRMGMIRVVQQSLLGSILSNTLLVLGCAFFGGGIVHPSKDQLFDKGTAVMNSGLLLMSVMGLLFPAVLHVTHTELEFGKSELALSRFSSCVMLVAYGAYLYYQLTTQNNNLYMPIAEEAGENDESLEEEEAPEISKWGSVIWLSILTIWIAVLSQHLVNAIEGASDALRIPVAFISVILLPIVGNAAEHAGAVMFAIKDKLDISLGVAIGSSTQIAMFGIPFCVVIGWILGRPMDLNFQMFETATLFMSVLVVAFMVQDGTSNYFKGLMLLLCYLIVAASFFVHIDPDDIHNYIKSKQQLYGAILWCGRRWLSDPRFRVWG; from the exons ATggctaaaaatttaaaaaattcaggGGGAAAGTCCCATCTAGAA ATGGGATCACTAGAAGGAAGAGCGGTACTTCAGCTTGAGGATGAGAACCTTATGGATTCTAAGCAAAACGATAAGAAGGCATCTTCTATGGATGCCACTCCTCAGATATCCGTTTTTGATTCCGATACAGATGATGTCAGTTGTAGATGTATGTGGAATAGTTTATTAAGGCAGATGCACATAGTTTTGTTCTCCCAGAAGTTAAACCTACTTATCCCTTGTGGTCTTGTGGCCATGGTTATTGATACGTTGTCTGATCATAAC AGCTGGATCTTTTTTCTTAGCTTGCTAGGAATCATACCCCTTGCAGAGCGTTTAGGTTGGGCGACAGA GCAGCTGGCTTTTTATACGGGGCCAACAG TCGGAGGACTTTTAAATGCAACTTTTGGTAACGCAACAGAGCTAATAATATCAATTTACGCACTGAGAATGGGCATGATTCGTGTGGTTCAGCAGTCATTATTAGGCTCAATATTGTCTAATACATTACTAGTGCTTGGGTGTGCCTTTTTTGGTGGTGGAATTGTTCATCCCAGTAAGGACCAGCTTTTTGACAAG GGAACCGCAGTGATGAATTCAGGGTTGCTTTTGATGTCAGTGATGGGCCTACTATTCCCCGCTGTCCTCCATGTTACACACACTGAGTTGGAATTTGGGAAGTCGGAGCTGGCGCTTTCCAGATTTAGCAGCTGCGTAATGCTTGTTGCATACGGTGCATACCTGTATTATCAGCTAACCACTCAGAATAATAATCTTTACATGCCAATCGCTGAG GAAGCGGGTGAGAATGACGAGAGCCTAGAAGAGGAAGAAGCTCCTGAGATTTCAAAATGGGGGTCAGTCATATGGCTTTCGATTTTGACAATATGGATTGCAGTCTTGTCACAACACCTGGTTAATGCCATAGAG GGAGCATCAGATGCTTTGCGTATTCCTGTTGCATTTATAAGTGTCATACTGCTGCCGATAGTTGGAAATGCAGCTGAGCATGCTGGTGCTGTCATGTTTGCGATAAAAGACAAGCTT GACATCTCTTTGGGAGTAGCAATAGGCTCATCAACGCAGATTGCCATGTTTGGG ATCCCCTTCTGCGTGGTgattggatggattttgggtcgTCCTATGGATTTGAACTTCCAAATGTTTGAAACAGCAACGCTTTTCATGAGTGTCCTCGTAGTAGCATTCATGGTGCAG GATGGAACTTCCAATTACTTTAAAGGACTTATGCTCCTTCTCTGCTACTTGATAGTCGCTGCGAGCTTCTTTGTGCATATAGATCCAGATGATATAC ATAATTACATAAAGTCGAAACAGCAATTATATGGCGCGATTCTATGGTGTGGTAGAAGGTGGCTCAGCGATCCAAGGTTTAGGGTTTGGGGCTGA